In one Phyllostomus discolor isolate MPI-MPIP mPhyDis1 chromosome 8, mPhyDis1.pri.v3, whole genome shotgun sequence genomic region, the following are encoded:
- the DHRS11 gene encoding dehydrogenase/reductase SDR family member 11 — translation MSRLNEDRRVESRPQAGQVGGGPRRGSEGGRAAEAAGAVRERPSPCDLGRSSAILVPSSRSEVGGRLGTLARAGMERWRDRLALVTGASSGIGAAVARALVQQGLKVVGCARTVDNIEELAAECKSAGYPGTLIPYRCDLSNEEDILSMFSAVRSQHKGVDICINNAGLARPDTLLSGSTSGWKDMFNVNVLALSICTREAYQSMQERKVDDGHIININSMSGHRVVPQSVTHFYTATKYAVTALTEGLRQELREAQTHIRATCISPGVVETQFAFRLHDKDPEKAAATYEHMKCLKPEDVAEAVLYVLSTPPHVQIGDIQMRPTEQVT, via the exons ATGTCGCGGCTCAACGAGGATAGGAGGGTGGAGTCTCGGCCGCAGGCCGGCCAGGTTGGAGGCGGGCCCAGGCGCGGCTCCGAAGGGGGCCGGGCGGCGGAGGCTGCCGGGGCGGTGAGAGAGCGGCCAAGCCCCTGCGACCTGGGTCGGAGCTCCGCTATCCTAGTGCCCAGCTCGAGGAGCGAGGTGGGCGGGCGTCTCGGGACCCTGGCCAGAGCCGGCATGGAGCGGTGGCGTGATCGGCTGGCGCTCGTGACAGGAGCCTCCTCGGGCATCGGTGCGGCCGTGGCTCGGGCCCTGGTCCAGCAGGGACTGAAGGTGGTAGGTTGTGCCCGCACCGTGGACAACATAGAG GAGCTGGCTGCTGAATGTAAGAGTGCAGGCTACCCCGGGACTTTGATCCCCTACAGATGTGACCTGTCAAATGAAGAGGACATCCTCTCCATGTTCTCGGCTGTCCGCTCTCAGCACAAGGGCGTGGACATCTGCATCAACAACGCTGGCTTGGCCCGGCCCGACACCCTGCTCTCAGGCAGCACCAGCGGTTGGAAGGACATGTTCAAC GTGAACGTGCTGGCCCTCAGCATCTGCACACGGGAAGCCTACCAGTCCATGCAGGAGCGGAAGGTGGATGATGGGCACATCATTAACATCAACAG CATGTCTGGCCACCGAGTGGTACCCCAGTCTGTGACCCACTTCTATACTGCTACCAAGTATGCCGTCACTGCGCTGACAGAGGGACTGAGGCAGGAGCTTCGGGAGGCCCAGACCCACATCCGAGCCACG TGCATCTCTCCAGGAGTGGTGGAGACACAGTTCGCCTTCAGACTCCATGACAAGGACCCTGAGAAGGCAGCTGCCACCTATGAACACATGAAG TGTCTCAAACCTGAAGATGTGGCCGAGGCTGTCCTCTATGTCCTCAGCACGCCCCCACATGTCCAG ATCGGAGACATCCAGATGAGGCCCACAGAGCAGGTGACCTAG